One Streptomyces sp. CNQ-509 DNA window includes the following coding sequences:
- a CDS encoding glycoside hydrolase family 13 protein: protein MSDTSWWRGAAIYQVYVRSFADGDGDGTGDLAGVRARLPYLAELGVDAIWFTPWYVSPMADGGYDVADYRAIDPAFGTLDEAEKLIAEARALGIRTIVDVVPNHVSDAHPWFRAALAAGPGSPERELFHFRRGRGPGGELPPNNWPSQFNGECWTRHADGDWYLHLFSERQPDLNWAHPAVRREHEDVLRFWFERGAAGVRIDSAALLAKDPELPDWDEDDPRGEPSPYVDRDELHDIYRSWRAIADEYDGVLIGELWVPEPERFSRYLRPDELHTAFNFDFLARPWDAAELRASIDTTLEYHAPVGAPATWVLCNHDVTRTVTRYGRDDADPGTGFDFAAKRFGTPTDPVRGTRRARAAALLSLALPGSVYLYQGEELGLPEAEIPRDRIVDPMHFRSGGRDPGRDGCRVPLPWRPGGPSYGFSDPADAGDDGTSREGDGAAPAGPWLPQPAGWGTYAVERQQDDPRSMLRLYHDALRLRRGEPGLGDGPMRWLEAPAGVLSFARSDAFVCVVNLAAEPVPLPAHRDVLIGSAPLDGGRLPRDTAVWLRT, encoded by the coding sequence GTGTCGGATACGAGCTGGTGGCGCGGTGCCGCCATCTACCAGGTCTACGTACGCAGCTTCGCCGACGGCGACGGCGACGGCACCGGCGACCTCGCCGGCGTCCGCGCCCGGCTGCCGTACCTCGCCGAGCTGGGCGTGGACGCCATCTGGTTCACCCCGTGGTACGTCTCGCCGATGGCCGACGGCGGCTACGACGTCGCCGACTACCGGGCGATCGATCCGGCGTTCGGCACCCTGGACGAGGCCGAGAAGCTGATCGCCGAAGCCCGCGCCCTCGGCATCCGCACGATCGTCGACGTCGTGCCCAACCACGTCTCCGACGCGCACCCCTGGTTCCGCGCCGCGCTGGCCGCCGGGCCCGGCAGCCCGGAGCGCGAGCTGTTCCACTTCCGCCGGGGCCGCGGCCCCGGCGGCGAGCTGCCGCCGAACAACTGGCCCTCCCAGTTCAACGGCGAGTGCTGGACCCGGCACGCCGACGGCGACTGGTACCTGCACCTGTTCTCCGAGCGGCAGCCGGACCTCAACTGGGCCCACCCCGCGGTGCGCCGGGAGCACGAGGACGTGCTGCGCTTCTGGTTCGAGCGGGGCGCCGCGGGCGTACGCATCGACTCCGCCGCCCTCCTCGCCAAGGACCCCGAGCTGCCCGACTGGGACGAGGACGACCCGCGCGGCGAGCCCAGCCCGTACGTCGACCGCGACGAGCTGCACGACATCTACCGCTCCTGGCGGGCCATCGCCGACGAGTACGACGGCGTGCTCATCGGCGAGCTGTGGGTGCCCGAGCCGGAGCGCTTCTCCCGCTACCTGCGCCCGGACGAGCTGCACACCGCGTTCAACTTCGACTTCCTCGCCCGCCCCTGGGACGCCGCCGAGCTGCGCGCGTCCATCGACACCACGCTCGAATACCACGCGCCGGTCGGCGCGCCCGCGACCTGGGTGCTGTGCAACCACGACGTGACCCGCACCGTCACCCGCTACGGCCGCGACGACGCCGACCCGGGCACCGGCTTCGACTTCGCCGCCAAGCGCTTCGGCACCCCGACCGACCCGGTGCGCGGCACCCGCAGGGCGCGCGCCGCGGCGCTGCTCTCGCTCGCCCTGCCCGGCTCCGTCTACCTCTACCAGGGCGAGGAACTGGGCCTGCCGGAGGCGGAGATACCCCGGGACCGCATCGTCGACCCGATGCACTTCCGCTCCGGGGGCCGCGACCCGGGGCGGGACGGCTGCCGGGTGCCGCTCCCGTGGCGTCCCGGCGGACCGTCGTACGGGTTCAGCGACCCGGCGGACGCGGGCGACGACGGTACGTCCCGGGAGGGCGACGGCGCCGCGCCGGCCGGGCCGTGGCTGCCGCAGCCGGCGGGCTGGGGCACGTACGCCGTCGAGCGCCAGCAGGACGACCCGCGCTCGATGCTGCGCCTCTACCACGACGCGCTGCGGCTGCGCCGCGGGGAGCCGGGGCTCGGCGACGGGCCGATGCGCTGGCTCGAGGCCCCCGCGGGTGTGCTCTCCTTCGCCCGCTCCGACGCGTTCGTCTGCGTCGTCAACCTCGCCGCGGAGCCCGTGCCGCTCCCGGCCCACCGAGACGTCCTGATCGGCAGCGCCCCCCTGGACGGCGGACGGCTGCCGCGGGACACGGCGGTCTGGCTGCGCACTTAG
- a CDS encoding carbohydrate ABC transporter permease, whose amino-acid sequence MAEGQRTLISPAVLARPRGKALYWTAFALVMAVFTLVFIGPLYWMVTSGLKSSQEFAQTPPTLVPGEVQPENYSEAWSVLDLAQLLLNTCVYAFGALAFMLVFDVAAAYSLSKLRPVLGKVILGAMLATLMIPATVLVVPQYLTVLDVPLVERNLINSPWVIWLPAVTNAFNIFLLKRFFDSIPRELMDAAAMDGASPLRTLRSIVLPMSRPILGVVSIFAVVAVWKDFLWPMLTLPDPSKQTLNVGIYSLGASVPENQLIAALAIASVPTSVIFLVFQRNIMHGLTAGSLKG is encoded by the coding sequence ATGGCCGAAGGACAAAGGACGCTGATCTCGCCGGCGGTGCTGGCCAGGCCGCGCGGAAAGGCCCTGTACTGGACCGCCTTCGCCCTGGTCATGGCGGTCTTCACGCTGGTGTTCATCGGGCCGCTCTACTGGATGGTGACCAGCGGGCTGAAGTCCTCCCAGGAGTTCGCGCAGACCCCGCCGACGCTGGTGCCGGGCGAGGTGCAGCCGGAGAACTACTCCGAGGCGTGGAGCGTGCTGGACCTGGCCCAGTTGCTCCTCAACACCTGCGTGTACGCCTTCGGCGCGCTGGCCTTCATGCTCGTCTTCGACGTGGCCGCGGCGTACTCGCTCTCCAAGCTCCGCCCCGTGCTGGGCAAGGTCATCCTCGGCGCGATGCTCGCGACGCTGATGATCCCGGCCACGGTGCTCGTCGTACCGCAGTACCTCACGGTGCTCGACGTGCCGCTGGTGGAGCGCAACCTCATCAACTCGCCGTGGGTGATCTGGCTGCCGGCGGTCACCAACGCCTTCAACATCTTCCTGCTCAAACGCTTCTTCGACTCCATCCCCCGGGAGCTGATGGACGCAGCCGCCATGGACGGCGCGTCACCGCTGCGCACCCTGCGCTCCATCGTCCTGCCGATGTCCCGGCCGATCCTCGGCGTCGTGTCGATCTTCGCGGTCGTCGCCGTGTGGAAGGACTTCCTCTGGCCGATGCTCACCCTGCCCGACCCGTCGAAGCAGACCCTCAACGTCGGTATCTACTCGCTGGGCGCGAGCGTGCCGGAGAACCAGCTCATCGCGGCCCTCGCGATCGCCTCGGTGCCCACGTCGGTGATCTTCCTCGTCTTCCAGCGCAACATCATGCACGGCCTGACCGCCGGCAGCCTCAAGGGCTGA
- a CDS encoding carbohydrate ABC transporter permease: MAAPTLSRRAAPAGGRPAGRRRTGREDFGRALRRNLTAHGFLIGAVLCFTLFSWYPMVREFILAFQKNEDGETVWAGWSNLSYIVNDPAFWQAWRNTFAFTGLALLLGFAVPFAVAIVLNEFRHGRAYLRILVYLPVMLPPVASVLLFKYFYDPGHGLFNRILETFGLPAQDWLQSGDTAMVSVVIAATWMNMGAATLIYLAALQGIPGELYEAAELDGAGLFRKIWHVTIPQTRLILSLMLLMQIIATMQVFVEPFLLTGGAGPENSTLTVVQLIYQYAFTFNNYGSAAALGVVLMLVLAVFSAAFVRLDRGSED, translated from the coding sequence ATGGCGGCGCCCACCCTCTCCCGGCGGGCCGCCCCCGCCGGGGGGCGGCCCGCCGGCCGGCGGCGCACGGGCCGCGAGGACTTCGGCCGCGCGCTGCGCCGCAACCTGACCGCACACGGCTTCCTCATCGGCGCCGTGCTCTGCTTCACGCTCTTCTCCTGGTATCCGATGGTCAGGGAGTTCATCCTGGCCTTCCAGAAGAACGAGGACGGCGAGACCGTCTGGGCGGGCTGGTCGAACCTCAGCTACATCGTCAACGACCCGGCCTTCTGGCAGGCGTGGCGCAACACCTTCGCCTTCACCGGCCTCGCGCTGCTCCTCGGGTTCGCCGTGCCGTTCGCGGTCGCGATCGTGCTGAACGAGTTCCGGCACGGCCGCGCCTACCTCCGGATCCTGGTCTACCTGCCGGTGATGCTGCCGCCGGTCGCCTCCGTGCTGCTCTTCAAGTACTTCTACGACCCGGGCCACGGGCTCTTCAACCGCATCCTGGAGACCTTCGGCCTGCCCGCGCAGGACTGGCTGCAGTCGGGCGACACCGCGATGGTCTCCGTCGTCATCGCCGCCACCTGGATGAACATGGGCGCCGCCACGCTGATCTACCTGGCCGCGCTGCAGGGCATCCCGGGCGAGCTGTACGAGGCCGCGGAGCTGGACGGCGCCGGCCTCTTCCGCAAGATCTGGCACGTCACCATCCCGCAGACCCGGCTCATCCTGTCGCTGATGCTGCTGATGCAGATCATCGCCACGATGCAGGTCTTCGTGGAGCCGTTCCTGCTCACCGGCGGCGCCGGCCCGGAGAACTCGACACTCACCGTCGTCCAGCTCATCTACCAGTACGCCTTCACCTTCAACAACTACGGCAGCGCCGCGGCCCTCGGGGTCGTCCTGATGCTGGTGCTCGCCGTCTTCTCCGCCGCGTTCGTCCGCCTCGACCGCGGCAGTGAAGACTGA